ATACTGAAAGCAGCTTTTCTCTCAACGAACCCCCATGCTCCATGTTAGATCCGCCCTTGGGGTAGTTAGTTCACTAGTTGAGCTCACCTGATGCTTGCGCATGGGTAGGGCGCTGCAATTTCGGTTCAGAATTCTCCGCCTCACATATGCTTGACGATGCTGCGTGCTAAGGAGACATTCAGGAAGATGTACTCGGTTGCCAAGAACTACTGCGGAGGAGGGTTAGCTGCGTCGGATGCGCTATCAGGTGGTAGTACTGTCCCTAACACCTAGTAATGTTTGTTGTCCAGAGCAGGAACAGTGCTAACTCATTCATTTCTTTGCGTTTCAACAGTATCTGCTCTTGGGCGTTCTCTGAAACCCTCGCGGAAAGCATCGAGGCATGTTGTTCCGTGCAGGGCGCGCTCGTTTACGCAGTGTTCCCTAGGGGGTGGTTCTGCGGACCAGGAGATTGTGATTGCACTGGGCAGCAATGTGGGGGATAGAATCAGTACGTTTGACAGGGCATTGCGTATGATGAAGAACTCGGGTGTAAATATCACCAGGCATGCCTGCTTGTATGAGACTTCCCCGGCTTATGTGACTGATCAGCCGCGGTTCCTGAACTCTGCTGTTAGGGGCACAACCAAGCTGGAACCTCATGAATTGCTCAAGAAGCTAAAGGAAATTGAGAAGGATATAGGGCGCACTGACGGGATAAGGTATGGTCCCAGACCGATCGATCTGGACATTCTTCTATATGGCAAATCACATATTAGTACTGAGAATCTAACTGTGCCACATGAACGCATCCATGAGAGGCCGTTCGTTTTAGCACCTCTTGTTGACCTTCTAGGCTCATCCACTGATGATAACGTGGAAAAAAGTTGGCATTCTCTTGCAAAGTGCACTGGTGGGTTCTTTGAATCATGGGATAAACTTGGAGGTGAATCTATAATTGGAACAGAAGGAATTAAAAGGGTATTGCCAGTCGGAAATCGTCTGTTGGATTGGTCTGAGAGGACTCTTGTCATGGGGGTGCTTAATTTGACACCAGACAGCTTCAGTGATGGTGGTAAGTTTCAGGAA
The window above is part of the Oryza sativa Japonica Group chromosome 7, ASM3414082v1 genome. Proteins encoded here:
- the LOC4343918 gene encoding folate synthesis bifunctional protein, mitochondrial isoform X4 is translated as MLRAKETFRKMYSVAKNYCGGGLAASDALSGVSALGRSLKPSRKASRHVVPCRARSFTQCSLGGGSADQEIVIALGSNVGDRISTFDRALRMMKNSGVNITRHACLYETSPAYVTDQPRFLNSAVRGTTKLEPHELLKKLKEIEKDIGRTDGIRYGPRPIDLDILLYGKSHISTENLTVPHERIHERPFVLAPLVDLLGSSTDDNVEKSWHSLAKCTGGFFESWDKLGGESIIGTEGIKRVLPVGNRLLDWSERTLVMGVLNLTPDSFSDGGKFQEVEAAIAQTKLLISEGADIIDIGAQSTRPLARRLSADEELERLVPVLDAITGIPEMEGKLLSVDTFYAEVAAEAVKRGVHIVNDVSGGQIDPRILEVVAELGVPYVTMHMRGDPSTMQSEQNLLYGDVCKEVASELYKRVRQAELSGIPLWRIVLDPGIGFSKNSKHNLEVIMGLESIRTEIGKMSLGASHVPILLGPSRKRFLGEICNRVNPTERDAATMVVATAGILNGANIVRVHNVKYGVDTAKVSDALSKGRR
- the LOC4343918 gene encoding folate synthesis bifunctional protein, mitochondrial isoform X5, with protein sequence MLRAKETFRKMYSVAKNYCGGGLAASDALSVSALGRSLKPSRKASRHVVPCRARSFTQCSLGGGSADQEIVIALGSNVGDRISTFDRALRMMKNSGVNITRHACLYETSPAYVTDQPRFLNSAVRGTTKLEPHELLKKLKEIEKDIGRTDGIRYGPRPIDLDILLYGKSHISTENLTVPHERIHERPFVLAPLVDLLGSSTDDNVEKSWHSLAKCTGGFFESWDKLGGESIIGTEGIKRVLPVGNRLLDWSERTLVMGVLNLTPDSFSDGGKFQEVEAAIAQTKLLISEGADIIDIGAQSTRPLARRLSADEELERLVPVLDAITGIPEMEGKLLSVDTFYAEVAAEAVKRGVHIVNDVSGGQIDPRILEVVAELGVPYVTMHMRGDPSTMQSEQNLLYGDVCKEVASELYKRVRQAELSGIPLWRIVLDPGIGFSKNSKHNLEVIMGLESIRTEIGKMSLGASHVPILLGPSRKRFLGEICNRVNPTERDAATMVVATAGILNGANIVRVHNVKYGVDTAKVSDALSKGRR